One region of Drosophila kikkawai strain 14028-0561.14 chromosome 2R, DkikHiC1v2, whole genome shotgun sequence genomic DNA includes:
- the LRR gene encoding F-actin-uncapping protein LRRC16A isoform X1, whose protein sequence is MAEMYTMEMMSHIDQYLRRIMELQIRAVVKQNRDQESVKSILGRHTKILVKYMVKLETKGDKTENRVLVFTPVRVYLLSAKVPTKIECHFHYLDIVGVESKRSTHFSIVTNDRPYSFATTGDAGNFSSNADVILTDLASAIKQIFPTVPLKYIIRKIDIQPPERETIFSEEFRPSDPRNVGPCGGFSAQYACMCDFHGVPYREEVAWDVDTIYLSHDTRVLNLRDFDHLEPKDLMAIVSALEYNTFFRGLKAAHMRLSHETLERILHVLKRSMWLEELHLEALGLRWDFLNKLSISVITNSNPAIRTIDLSHNIIEDKGAIHLAGPIAKVSKGLCKLALAHCGLTSKGVNQMSHSLTLNQSISNSLTYLDLSGNSLKDDITNLHNFLAQPNVLEHLDLASTDITLENLFGALLRGCATHLAHLNVSHNSFSTKKGKEIPPSFKQFFTSTLSLKHLNIGGCKLPMEALKNLLLGLACNESTAGLYLDLSSNTLGAQGAHVLESCIHGVRVLQSLDISDNNLDAELAPVLTAISKNPSIRTLHLTRSLTGMKPKHIPPVMDALVNLIQKDDFPLAELVLSENKLKHDLHDFINALGSNQSLQKLDISGNYMGDVGARLLAKALQINNRLRTIYMDKNGVTLQGYADIVYALEHNHSMRTIPFPVFDIAPHLKSHPDKTDAVMRKMQELLQRNCNGLKRATGQGFRLQHGFMLSSTHQLVDKLVAETQDTISLAKGGSDSASAVQRLITDAENCKQLMPKLQEAVRNDSHPIEMKLTRVASELGYTIRSYLEETLETMMRTGIEQCPKTLGNQIVVQDLRKGLAERLIIPEEFLQACLLNNAGSEIMNKVGEIEQSLAAAISDRATDEVLEALTRYRRGMGIAESPSVLLDEPQTPDIVRSRSSHDADGLIIRPGGRGSILPKLGLESPTKLEYLNLATPHLPTKRRSLAKKVRPQSVVENLSLGHFPDLLESPSSHRSTSQLSTRGAAGAAAVAAASNMTDSLAVMDDGGVDECCDSITELPSASFQLQHLVKGRPKRAKTRAPTRPLVSAECSAGGSREIGEGLEHFFRPGSVTPTTLTPLVSPTSEECSSLSFVDSPTMSRDGNGHMTSEETTPILEERRPIKLERQSPLLKSASWATRSRSTDNLEKYSPLVGRKSPLVKMRTEGGAGSGAAAGTGAEEAANSNLLRATGREDKMRSPSSDSIKSHATGEGSVIVKTGNGILRTPIVLQKPRPWSVVGSEPKSGELITGNSNGNGNADSTKTTPDKLEEDDVEIVTFGTSSGGSIVGITPGIAIGGGGGGGSIVGITPGAALEKKSVRELAAGLNRLELPLKPPVMPRTLLNAANARTSTTSTGSSHGGPVTASTTTSTSSTTVLNQSQTRSRMVSETVTEQSSSSSSSSSSHEQRHAMACASLISNEILSMRNGQLGTKSGSCAESGGVKRIAGKEISTLFEETLVEELQQSMATRRIFRDSAYTKEDVVDL, encoded by the exons ATGGCTGAAATGTACACGATGGAGATGATGAGTCACATCGATCAGTACTTGCGGCGCATAATGGAGCTGCAGATACGCGCCGTGGTCAAGCAGAATCGCGACCAAG AAAGCGTCAAATCCATACTGGGTCGCCACACAAAGATACTGGTCAAGTATATGGTCAAATTGGAGACGAAAGGCGATAAGACGGAGAATCGTGTTTTG GTCTTTACCCCCGTGAGGGTCTATTTGCTCAGTGCCAAAGTGCCCACCAAG ATCGAATGCCATTTCCACTACCTGGACATTGTGGGAGTCGAGAGCAAGAGGTCCACCCATTTCTCCATCGTGACCAACGATCGGCCATACTCGTTCGCCACCACCGGCGATGCGGGCAATTTCAGCTCG AACGCTGATGTCATCCTGACCGATCTGGCCTCGGCCATCAAGCAGATATTCCCAACAGTTCCTCTGAAATACATCATCCGCAAG ATCGATATACAGCCGCCGGAGCGAGAGACCATATTCTCTGAGGAATTTCGACCCTCCGATCCGCGCAATGTGGGCCCCTGCGGGGGATTCAGTGCCCAGTACGCCTGCATGTGCGACTTCCATGGCGTCCCGTATCGCGAGGAGGTGGCTTGGGATGTGGACACCATTTACCTGTCGCACGATACGCGAGTCCTCAACCTGCGCGATTTTGATCACCTGGAACCAAA aGACTTGATGGCCATCGTTTCGGCGCTGGAGTACAACACGTTTTTTCGCGGCCTAAAGGCTGCCCATATGCGATTGTCCCACGAGACCCTGGAACGCATCCTGCACGTGCTCAAGCGATCCATGTGGCTGGAGGAGCTGCATCTTGAGGCACTGGGCCTCAG ATGGGATTTCCTGAACAAGTTATCGATATCTGTGATAACGAATAGCAATCCCGCCATTCGCACCATCGATCTGAGCCACAATATAATTGAGGATAAAG GTGCCATCCACCTGGCAGGGCCCATAGCAAAGGTGTCCAAGGGCCTGTGCAAGCTGGCCCTGGCCCACTGCGGACTTACATCCAAGGGAGTAAACCAGATGTCGCACTCGCTGACGCTCAATCAAAGTATTTCCAACTCGCTCACGTATTTAGACCTTAGTGGTAATAGTCTCAAAGATGATATAACC AATCTGCACAATTTTCTGGCTCAACCCAATGTGCTGGAGCACTTGGACCTCGCCTCGACTGACATCACGCTGGAGAAT ttatttgGCGCTCTGCTGCGCGGCTGTGCCACGCATTTGGCCCACCTGAACGTCTCGCACAACTCGTTCAGCACCAAGAAGGGCAAGGAAATCCCGCCGTCGTTCAAACAGTTCTTCACCAGCACCCTGAGCCTGAAGCACCTCAACATAGGCGGCTGCAAACTGCCCATGGAGGCCCTGAAGAACCTCCTGCTTGGCCTGGCCTGCAACGAGTCCACGGCTGGCCTCTATCTGGATCTCAGCAGCAATACGCTGGGCGCCCAAGGTGCCCACGTCCTCGAGTCCTGCATCCATGGAGTGCGAGTGCTGCAAAGCCTGGACATCAGCGACAACA ATTTGGACGCGGAGCTGGCGCCTGTGCTGACGGCCATTTCGAAGAACCCCTCGATCCGGACGCTCCACCTCACCCGCAGCCTCACGGGCATGAAGCCCAAGCACATTCCACCCGTGATGGACGCCCTGGTGAACCTCATCCAGAAGGACGACTTCCCGCTGGCCGAGCTGGTGCTGTCGGAGAATAAGCTAAAGCACGACCTGCACGACTTCATCAATGCCCTGGGCAGCAACCAAAGCCTCCAGAAGCTGGATATCAGCGGCAATTACATGGGCGATGTGGGCGCTCGACTCCTGGCGAAAGCTCTGCAGATCAACAACAGACTGCGGACCATTTACATGGACAAGAACGGGGTGACGCTGCAGGGATATGCGGACATCGTTTACGCCCTGGAGCACAATCACAGCATGCGCACCATACCCTTCCCCGTCTTCGACATTGCCCCGCACCTGAAGAGCCATCCGGACAAGACGGATGCGGTGATGCGGAAGATGcaggagctgctgcagcgaAACTGCAACGGCTTGAAGCGGGCCACGGGCCAGGGATTCCGTCTGCAGCACGGCTTCATGCTTTCCTCCACCCACCAGCTGGTGGACAAGCTAGTGGCCGAGACCCAGGACACCATCTCGCTGGCCAAGGGCGGCAGTGACTCTGCCTCGGCGGTGCAGCGCCTGATCACAGACGCCGAGAACTGCAAGCAACTGATGCCCAAACTGCAGGAAGCCGTTCGCAACGACTCCCATCCCATCGAAATGAAGCTGACCCGCGTGGCCAGCGAGCTGGGCTACACGATCAGGAGCTATCTGGAGGAGACGCTGGAGACGATGATGCGCACGGGCATCGAGCAGTGTCCCAAGACCCTGGGTAACCAGATTGTGGTGCAGGACCTGCGCAAGGGTCTCGCCGAGCGTCTGATTATCCCCGAGGAATTTCTGCAGGCCTGCCTTCTCAACAACGCCGGCAGCGAGATCATGAACAAAGTTGG TGAGATTGAACAATCCCTGGCGGCCGCCATCTCGGACCGGGCCACGGATGAGGTGCTGGAGGCTTTGACCCGCTATCGCCGTGGCATGGGCATCGCCGAGTCGCCATCGGTGCTGCTGGACGAGCCGCAGACGCCAGATATTGTGCGCAGTCGCTCCAGTCAT GATGCGGATGGATTGATCATACGGCCGGGGGGACGAGGCTCGATATTGCCCAAACTGGGCCTGGAATCGCCCACT aaattggaATATCTGAACCTT GCCACGCCACATCTTCCCACCAAACGGCGCAGCCTTGCTAAGAAGGTTCGTCCCCAGTCCGTCGTGGAGAATCTCAGTTTGGGCCACTTCCCCGACCTCCTGGAGTCGCCCTCTTCGCACCGCTCCACCTCCCAATTGTCCACCCGCGGGGCTGCTGGAGCCGCTGCTGTGGCCGCGGCCTCCAACATGACCGACAGCCTGGCTGTAATGGATGATGGCGGCGTTGACGAGTGCTGCGACTCCATAACCGAGCTGCCCAGCGCCTCTTTTCAGCTGCAGCATTTGGTCAAGGGTCGACCGAAGCGGGCCAAGACGCGGGCACCCACACGACCGCTGGTCAGTGCCGAGTGCAGTGCCGGAGGCAGCCGCGAGATCGGCGAGGGGCTAGAGCACTTCTTTCGGCCAGGCTCGGTGACACCCACCACGCTCACCCCGCTCGTTTCGCCCACGTCGGAGGAGTGCAGCTCGCTGTCCTTTGTCGACAGTCCCACGATGAGCCGCGATGGCAACGGTCACATGACCTCCGAGGAGACGACGCCCATTCTGGAGGAGCGccgaccaattaaattggagCGCCAGTCGCCACTGCTCAAAA GTGCCTCCTGGGCTACTCGCTCCCGGTCCACAGACAACCTGGAAAAGTATTCGCCTTTAGTGGGTCGCAAGTCACCATTGGTAAAGATGCGCACTGAGGGCGGGGCTGGTTcgggagcagcagctggaacCGGAGCAGAGGAGGCAGCCAACAGCAATCTCCTGAGGGCGACTGGTCGCGAGGATAAAATGCGCTCTCCCAGCAGCGACTCGATCAAGAGCCATGCCACCGGCGAGGGCAGCGTGATTGTGAAGACCGGAAACGGTATCCTGCGAACGCCGATTGTGCTGCAGAAACCCCGACCGTGGTCAGTGGTGGGCAGCGAGCCGAAGAGCGGGGAACTGATCACGGGCAACAGcaatggcaacggcaacgCGGACTCCACCAAGACAACGCCTGACAAACTGGAAGAAG ATGACGTTGAGATCGTGACCTTTGGAACTAGCAGCGGTGGCTCGATCGTGGGCATTACGCCGGGTATTGCTATAGGCGGTGGCGGAGGCGGTGGCAGCATTGTGGGCATTACACCTG GAGCTGCCCTGGAAAAGAAGTCCGTGCGAGAGCTGGCAGCGGGACTCAACAGATTGG AACTCCCCCTCAAACCGCCCGTTATGCCCAGAACCCTTCTGAACGCAGCAAATGCGCGCACGAGCACCACCTCCACGGGCTCCTCCCACGGGGGGCCAGTCACTGCATCCACGACAACCAGCACATCATCCACCACAGTATTAAACCAGAGCCAGACGCGCTCGAGGATGGTGAGCGAGACCGTCACggagcagagcagcagcagtagcagctcCTCCAGCAGCCACGAGCAGCGGCATGCCATGGCCTGTGCGAGTCTGATCAGCAACGAGATCCTGAGCATGCGCAACGGCCAGTTGGGCACCAAGTCTGGCAGCTGCGCGGAGAGCGGCGGCGTCAAGCGGATCGCCGGCAAGGAGATATCCACACTATTCGAG GAGACATTAGTTGAAGAACTGCAGCAGAGCATGGCGACCAGACGCATATTTAGAGACTCGGCCTACACCAAGGAGGATGTCGTTGATTTATAA
- the LRR gene encoding F-actin-uncapping protein LRRC16A isoform X3 — MSTRSQLTKDLNESVKSILGRHTKILVKYMVKLETKGDKTENRVLVFTPVRVYLLSAKVPTKIECHFHYLDIVGVESKRSTHFSIVTNDRPYSFATTGDAGNFSSNADVILTDLASAIKQIFPTVPLKYIIRKIDIQPPERETIFSEEFRPSDPRNVGPCGGFSAQYACMCDFHGVPYREEVAWDVDTIYLSHDTRVLNLRDFDHLEPKDLMAIVSALEYNTFFRGLKAAHMRLSHETLERILHVLKRSMWLEELHLEALGLRWDFLNKLSISVITNSNPAIRTIDLSHNIIEDKGAIHLAGPIAKVSKGLCKLALAHCGLTSKGVNQMSHSLTLNQSISNSLTYLDLSGNSLKDDITNLHNFLAQPNVLEHLDLASTDITLENLFGALLRGCATHLAHLNVSHNSFSTKKGKEIPPSFKQFFTSTLSLKHLNIGGCKLPMEALKNLLLGLACNESTAGLYLDLSSNTLGAQGAHVLESCIHGVRVLQSLDISDNNLDAELAPVLTAISKNPSIRTLHLTRSLTGMKPKHIPPVMDALVNLIQKDDFPLAELVLSENKLKHDLHDFINALGSNQSLQKLDISGNYMGDVGARLLAKALQINNRLRTIYMDKNGVTLQGYADIVYALEHNHSMRTIPFPVFDIAPHLKSHPDKTDAVMRKMQELLQRNCNGLKRATGQGFRLQHGFMLSSTHQLVDKLVAETQDTISLAKGGSDSASAVQRLITDAENCKQLMPKLQEAVRNDSHPIEMKLTRVASELGYTIRSYLEETLETMMRTGIEQCPKTLGNQIVVQDLRKGLAERLIIPEEFLQACLLNNAGSEIMNKVGEIEQSLAAAISDRATDEVLEALTRYRRGMGIAESPSVLLDEPQTPDIVRSRSSHDADGLIIRPGGRGSILPKLGLESPTKLEYLNLATPHLPTKRRSLAKKVRPQSVVENLSLGHFPDLLESPSSHRSTSQLSTRGAAGAAAVAAASNMTDSLAVMDDGGVDECCDSITELPSASFQLQHLVKGRPKRAKTRAPTRPLVSAECSAGGSREIGEGLEHFFRPGSVTPTTLTPLVSPTSEECSSLSFVDSPTMSRDGNGHMTSEETTPILEERRPIKLERQSPLLKSASWATRSRSTDNLEKYSPLVGRKSPLVKMRTEGGAGSGAAAGTGAEEAANSNLLRATGREDKMRSPSSDSIKSHATGEGSVIVKTGNGILRTPIVLQKPRPWSVVGSEPKSGELITGNSNGNGNADSTKTTPDKLEEDDVEIVTFGTSSGGSIVGITPGIAIGGGGGGGSIVGITPGAALEKKSVRELAAGLNRLELPLKPPVMPRTLLNAANARTSTTSTGSSHGGPVTASTTTSTSSTTVLNQSQTRSRMVSETVTEQSSSSSSSSSSHEQRHAMACASLISNEILSMRNGQLGTKSGSCAESGGVKRIAGKEISTLFEETLVEELQQSMATRRIFRDSAYTKEDVVDL; from the exons ATGTCGACGCGCTCGCAATTAACCAAGGACCTCAACG AAAGCGTCAAATCCATACTGGGTCGCCACACAAAGATACTGGTCAAGTATATGGTCAAATTGGAGACGAAAGGCGATAAGACGGAGAATCGTGTTTTG GTCTTTACCCCCGTGAGGGTCTATTTGCTCAGTGCCAAAGTGCCCACCAAG ATCGAATGCCATTTCCACTACCTGGACATTGTGGGAGTCGAGAGCAAGAGGTCCACCCATTTCTCCATCGTGACCAACGATCGGCCATACTCGTTCGCCACCACCGGCGATGCGGGCAATTTCAGCTCG AACGCTGATGTCATCCTGACCGATCTGGCCTCGGCCATCAAGCAGATATTCCCAACAGTTCCTCTGAAATACATCATCCGCAAG ATCGATATACAGCCGCCGGAGCGAGAGACCATATTCTCTGAGGAATTTCGACCCTCCGATCCGCGCAATGTGGGCCCCTGCGGGGGATTCAGTGCCCAGTACGCCTGCATGTGCGACTTCCATGGCGTCCCGTATCGCGAGGAGGTGGCTTGGGATGTGGACACCATTTACCTGTCGCACGATACGCGAGTCCTCAACCTGCGCGATTTTGATCACCTGGAACCAAA aGACTTGATGGCCATCGTTTCGGCGCTGGAGTACAACACGTTTTTTCGCGGCCTAAAGGCTGCCCATATGCGATTGTCCCACGAGACCCTGGAACGCATCCTGCACGTGCTCAAGCGATCCATGTGGCTGGAGGAGCTGCATCTTGAGGCACTGGGCCTCAG ATGGGATTTCCTGAACAAGTTATCGATATCTGTGATAACGAATAGCAATCCCGCCATTCGCACCATCGATCTGAGCCACAATATAATTGAGGATAAAG GTGCCATCCACCTGGCAGGGCCCATAGCAAAGGTGTCCAAGGGCCTGTGCAAGCTGGCCCTGGCCCACTGCGGACTTACATCCAAGGGAGTAAACCAGATGTCGCACTCGCTGACGCTCAATCAAAGTATTTCCAACTCGCTCACGTATTTAGACCTTAGTGGTAATAGTCTCAAAGATGATATAACC AATCTGCACAATTTTCTGGCTCAACCCAATGTGCTGGAGCACTTGGACCTCGCCTCGACTGACATCACGCTGGAGAAT ttatttgGCGCTCTGCTGCGCGGCTGTGCCACGCATTTGGCCCACCTGAACGTCTCGCACAACTCGTTCAGCACCAAGAAGGGCAAGGAAATCCCGCCGTCGTTCAAACAGTTCTTCACCAGCACCCTGAGCCTGAAGCACCTCAACATAGGCGGCTGCAAACTGCCCATGGAGGCCCTGAAGAACCTCCTGCTTGGCCTGGCCTGCAACGAGTCCACGGCTGGCCTCTATCTGGATCTCAGCAGCAATACGCTGGGCGCCCAAGGTGCCCACGTCCTCGAGTCCTGCATCCATGGAGTGCGAGTGCTGCAAAGCCTGGACATCAGCGACAACA ATTTGGACGCGGAGCTGGCGCCTGTGCTGACGGCCATTTCGAAGAACCCCTCGATCCGGACGCTCCACCTCACCCGCAGCCTCACGGGCATGAAGCCCAAGCACATTCCACCCGTGATGGACGCCCTGGTGAACCTCATCCAGAAGGACGACTTCCCGCTGGCCGAGCTGGTGCTGTCGGAGAATAAGCTAAAGCACGACCTGCACGACTTCATCAATGCCCTGGGCAGCAACCAAAGCCTCCAGAAGCTGGATATCAGCGGCAATTACATGGGCGATGTGGGCGCTCGACTCCTGGCGAAAGCTCTGCAGATCAACAACAGACTGCGGACCATTTACATGGACAAGAACGGGGTGACGCTGCAGGGATATGCGGACATCGTTTACGCCCTGGAGCACAATCACAGCATGCGCACCATACCCTTCCCCGTCTTCGACATTGCCCCGCACCTGAAGAGCCATCCGGACAAGACGGATGCGGTGATGCGGAAGATGcaggagctgctgcagcgaAACTGCAACGGCTTGAAGCGGGCCACGGGCCAGGGATTCCGTCTGCAGCACGGCTTCATGCTTTCCTCCACCCACCAGCTGGTGGACAAGCTAGTGGCCGAGACCCAGGACACCATCTCGCTGGCCAAGGGCGGCAGTGACTCTGCCTCGGCGGTGCAGCGCCTGATCACAGACGCCGAGAACTGCAAGCAACTGATGCCCAAACTGCAGGAAGCCGTTCGCAACGACTCCCATCCCATCGAAATGAAGCTGACCCGCGTGGCCAGCGAGCTGGGCTACACGATCAGGAGCTATCTGGAGGAGACGCTGGAGACGATGATGCGCACGGGCATCGAGCAGTGTCCCAAGACCCTGGGTAACCAGATTGTGGTGCAGGACCTGCGCAAGGGTCTCGCCGAGCGTCTGATTATCCCCGAGGAATTTCTGCAGGCCTGCCTTCTCAACAACGCCGGCAGCGAGATCATGAACAAAGTTGG TGAGATTGAACAATCCCTGGCGGCCGCCATCTCGGACCGGGCCACGGATGAGGTGCTGGAGGCTTTGACCCGCTATCGCCGTGGCATGGGCATCGCCGAGTCGCCATCGGTGCTGCTGGACGAGCCGCAGACGCCAGATATTGTGCGCAGTCGCTCCAGTCAT GATGCGGATGGATTGATCATACGGCCGGGGGGACGAGGCTCGATATTGCCCAAACTGGGCCTGGAATCGCCCACT aaattggaATATCTGAACCTT GCCACGCCACATCTTCCCACCAAACGGCGCAGCCTTGCTAAGAAGGTTCGTCCCCAGTCCGTCGTGGAGAATCTCAGTTTGGGCCACTTCCCCGACCTCCTGGAGTCGCCCTCTTCGCACCGCTCCACCTCCCAATTGTCCACCCGCGGGGCTGCTGGAGCCGCTGCTGTGGCCGCGGCCTCCAACATGACCGACAGCCTGGCTGTAATGGATGATGGCGGCGTTGACGAGTGCTGCGACTCCATAACCGAGCTGCCCAGCGCCTCTTTTCAGCTGCAGCATTTGGTCAAGGGTCGACCGAAGCGGGCCAAGACGCGGGCACCCACACGACCGCTGGTCAGTGCCGAGTGCAGTGCCGGAGGCAGCCGCGAGATCGGCGAGGGGCTAGAGCACTTCTTTCGGCCAGGCTCGGTGACACCCACCACGCTCACCCCGCTCGTTTCGCCCACGTCGGAGGAGTGCAGCTCGCTGTCCTTTGTCGACAGTCCCACGATGAGCCGCGATGGCAACGGTCACATGACCTCCGAGGAGACGACGCCCATTCTGGAGGAGCGccgaccaattaaattggagCGCCAGTCGCCACTGCTCAAAA GTGCCTCCTGGGCTACTCGCTCCCGGTCCACAGACAACCTGGAAAAGTATTCGCCTTTAGTGGGTCGCAAGTCACCATTGGTAAAGATGCGCACTGAGGGCGGGGCTGGTTcgggagcagcagctggaacCGGAGCAGAGGAGGCAGCCAACAGCAATCTCCTGAGGGCGACTGGTCGCGAGGATAAAATGCGCTCTCCCAGCAGCGACTCGATCAAGAGCCATGCCACCGGCGAGGGCAGCGTGATTGTGAAGACCGGAAACGGTATCCTGCGAACGCCGATTGTGCTGCAGAAACCCCGACCGTGGTCAGTGGTGGGCAGCGAGCCGAAGAGCGGGGAACTGATCACGGGCAACAGcaatggcaacggcaacgCGGACTCCACCAAGACAACGCCTGACAAACTGGAAGAAG ATGACGTTGAGATCGTGACCTTTGGAACTAGCAGCGGTGGCTCGATCGTGGGCATTACGCCGGGTATTGCTATAGGCGGTGGCGGAGGCGGTGGCAGCATTGTGGGCATTACACCTG GAGCTGCCCTGGAAAAGAAGTCCGTGCGAGAGCTGGCAGCGGGACTCAACAGATTGG AACTCCCCCTCAAACCGCCCGTTATGCCCAGAACCCTTCTGAACGCAGCAAATGCGCGCACGAGCACCACCTCCACGGGCTCCTCCCACGGGGGGCCAGTCACTGCATCCACGACAACCAGCACATCATCCACCACAGTATTAAACCAGAGCCAGACGCGCTCGAGGATGGTGAGCGAGACCGTCACggagcagagcagcagcagtagcagctcCTCCAGCAGCCACGAGCAGCGGCATGCCATGGCCTGTGCGAGTCTGATCAGCAACGAGATCCTGAGCATGCGCAACGGCCAGTTGGGCACCAAGTCTGGCAGCTGCGCGGAGAGCGGCGGCGTCAAGCGGATCGCCGGCAAGGAGATATCCACACTATTCGAG GAGACATTAGTTGAAGAACTGCAGCAGAGCATGGCGACCAGACGCATATTTAGAGACTCGGCCTACACCAAGGAGGATGTCGTTGATTTATAA